Proteins encoded in a region of the Takifugu flavidus isolate HTHZ2018 chromosome 10, ASM371156v2, whole genome shotgun sequence genome:
- the LOC130532542 gene encoding uncharacterized protein LOC130532542 isoform X1: protein MSLKFRSLSSCVIFKPSQVIQIMVASFYLGLGPRQIFNFPVDSTDMGATFWLGVVVNYTSQYLFYETHLSLWHHYFFTLYLMLLIVMWFYAFLSLQYLTAGVLVVVAGLSLSVWLMRVAVSVNLIALIVTIACIVLYGIDLGAVSVVWMCHSYREDKNNCLKVVSIAQSLLTATYITITVLAGLQLCVCITLVVLGIKMFNGTKQGDKSAPLLPTEDLS from the exons ATGTCTCTAAAGTTCAGGTCTCTCAGCTCTTGTGTGATTTTTAAACCTTCCCAGGTTATCCAGATCATGGTGGCTAGCTTCTACTTGGGACTTGGTCCCAGACAAATATTTAACTTTCCTGTGGACTCTACTGATATGGGAGCTACATTTTGGCTGGGTGTTGTGGTAAATTATACCTCCCAATATCTATTTTATGAGACACACCTTTCTCTGTGGCACCATTATTTCTTTACCTTGTATTTAATGCTATTAATCGTAATGTGGTTTTATgcctttctgtctcttcagtaCCTCACAGCTGGTGTCCTGGTTGTGGTTGCaggcctgtctctctctgtttggctg ATGCGTGTCGCTGTGTCTGTCAACTTAATTGCTTTAATTGTCACCATCGCGTGTATTGTGCTGTATGGCATAGACCTGGGAGCGGTTTCTGTTGTTTGGATGTGTCACAGCTACAGAGAAGACAAGAATAACTGTTTAAAAGTGGTGTCCATTGCTCAG aGTCTGTTGACAGCCACATACATCACTATAACTGTCCTGGCTGGTCTGCAGTTATGCGTATGCATCACTTTAGTAGTTCTGGGCATCAAAATGTTCAACGGAACTAAACAG GGGGACAAAAGTGCTCCGTTGCTGCCCACGGAAGACCTCAGCTGA
- the LOC130532542 gene encoding uncharacterized protein LOC130532542 isoform X2, whose protein sequence is MSLKFRSLSSCVIFKPSQVIQIMVASFYLGLGPRQIFNFPVDSTDMGATFWLGVVYLTAGVLVVVAGLSLSVWLMRVAVSVNLIALIVTIACIVLYGIDLGAVSVVWMCHSYREDKNNCLKVVSIAQSLLTATYITITVLAGLQLCVCITLVVLGIKMFNGTKQGDKSAPLLPTEDLS, encoded by the exons ATGTCTCTAAAGTTCAGGTCTCTCAGCTCTTGTGTGATTTTTAAACCTTCCCAGGTTATCCAGATCATGGTGGCTAGCTTCTACTTGGGACTTGGTCCCAGACAAATATTTAACTTTCCTGTGGACTCTACTGATATGGGAGCTACATTTTGGCTGGGTGTTGTG taCCTCACAGCTGGTGTCCTGGTTGTGGTTGCaggcctgtctctctctgtttggctg ATGCGTGTCGCTGTGTCTGTCAACTTAATTGCTTTAATTGTCACCATCGCGTGTATTGTGCTGTATGGCATAGACCTGGGAGCGGTTTCTGTTGTTTGGATGTGTCACAGCTACAGAGAAGACAAGAATAACTGTTTAAAAGTGGTGTCCATTGCTCAG aGTCTGTTGACAGCCACATACATCACTATAACTGTCCTGGCTGGTCTGCAGTTATGCGTATGCATCACTTTAGTAGTTCTGGGCATCAAAATGTTCAACGGAACTAAACAG GGGGACAAAAGTGCTCCGTTGCTGCCCACGGAAGACCTCAGCTGA